One Rhodothermus bifroesti DNA window includes the following coding sequences:
- the mtgA gene encoding monofunctional biosynthetic peptidoglycan transglycosylase codes for MRRLLKRLLQGVLLAIGFYYAGCTLALVAYRFVFPPITGVQVQRCIEAWLKGTSCRRDYRPLPRQRIALHLARAVVAAEDTRFYQHAGFDWEALREAWETNRQQQRIRRGGSTITQQLVKNLFMTTHRSYVRKAMEAPLTLLAEIILPKERILTLYLNVVEWGPGIYGAEAAAQYHYGKPAARLSRYEAAALAACLPDPRRRRPQRMGWYTQIILERMAIMGW; via the coding sequence ATGCGCCGCCTGCTCAAACGCTTACTGCAGGGGGTGCTCCTGGCCATTGGCTTTTACTACGCAGGCTGCACGTTGGCCCTGGTAGCCTACCGATTTGTGTTTCCCCCAATCACAGGCGTGCAGGTGCAGCGCTGCATTGAAGCTTGGCTGAAGGGCACCTCCTGTCGTCGCGACTACCGGCCGCTGCCGCGACAGCGCATTGCCCTTCATTTGGCCCGCGCCGTTGTGGCAGCAGAAGACACGCGCTTTTATCAGCATGCTGGCTTCGACTGGGAGGCGCTCCGTGAGGCTTGGGAAACCAATCGCCAGCAGCAACGCATTCGTCGCGGCGGCTCGACAATCACGCAGCAGCTCGTCAAGAACCTGTTCATGACCACGCATCGGTCCTATGTACGCAAAGCCATGGAAGCCCCACTCACGCTACTGGCCGAGATCATCTTGCCCAAAGAGCGCATTCTGACACTCTACCTCAATGTGGTCGAGTGGGGACCTGGCATCTACGGGGCCGAGGCAGCCGCACAGTACCACTACGGCAAGCCAGCTGCACGACTTAGCCGCTACGAGGCAGCTGCACTGGCTGCTTGCTTACCCGATCCACGACGCCGACGCCCCCAACGCATGGGATGGTACACGCAGATCATCTTAGAGCGCATGGCCATCATGGGCTGGTAG
- the greA gene encoding transcription elongation factor GreA, with protein sequence MQDPKPVYLTKEALQKLKEELHYLRTTERARIAKAIAEARGHGDLSENAEYDAAKEAQSHLEARIAQIEQTIANARIVDENKIDTTKAYIFSTVRVKNLKTGDEQLFTLVSPQEVDLAAGKISVNSPIGKGLLGRSVGDIVEVKVPAGKIQLQILEITR encoded by the coding sequence ATGCAGGATCCCAAGCCGGTTTACTTAACCAAAGAAGCACTGCAAAAGCTAAAAGAGGAGCTGCACTACCTACGCACCACCGAACGCGCACGCATTGCCAAGGCCATTGCCGAGGCCCGCGGCCACGGTGACCTATCGGAAAACGCCGAATACGACGCTGCCAAAGAAGCACAGAGCCACCTGGAAGCCCGTATTGCCCAAATCGAACAAACCATTGCCAACGCACGGATCGTCGACGAAAACAAAATCGACACCACTAAGGCGTACATCTTTTCGACTGTACGCGTCAAAAATCTAAAAACCGGTGATGAGCAGCTCTTTACACTGGTTTCACCGCAAGAGGTAGATCTGGCTGCCGGAAAAATTTCGGTCAACAGTCCCATCGGCAAGGGCCTATTGGGCCGATCCGTAGGGGATATTGTTGAGGTTAAAGTTCCCGCTGGGAAAATTCAGCTTCAGATTCTAGAAATCACCCGCTAA
- a CDS encoding C40 family peptidase, translated as MQAGFRFLGLCLALLTTIGCRTSGALLEPSSQETALQQRLWEAAARWEGTPHRWGGIDHQGIDCSGLVVRIYQEVFGLTLPRTTDAQARLGQPVSLHELQAGDLVFFRIDPKNRHVGIYLGEGLFIHAASSTGVTRSRLAEPYWQRHYWMARRLRSQQPETATPMHTPSIGW; from the coding sequence ATGCAGGCTGGGTTCCGCTTCCTAGGCTTATGTCTTGCTTTACTTACAACGATAGGGTGTCGCACCAGCGGAGCACTCCTGGAGCCTTCCTCACAGGAGACTGCGCTGCAGCAGCGGCTTTGGGAAGCTGCAGCGCGTTGGGAAGGCACCCCACATCGCTGGGGGGGTATAGACCACCAAGGCATCGACTGCTCAGGCTTAGTAGTACGCATTTATCAAGAGGTCTTCGGCCTCACCTTGCCACGCACCACCGATGCCCAAGCCCGCCTAGGACAGCCTGTTTCCCTCCATGAACTCCAAGCAGGAGACCTGGTGTTTTTCCGCATCGACCCTAAAAACCGCCACGTTGGCATTTACTTGGGCGAAGGACTCTTTATCCATGCGGCTTCTTCCACAGGCGTTACGCGCTCGCGCCTGGCGGAACCCTACTGGCAACGCCATTACTGGATGGCACGGCGCCTACGATCCCAACAGCCTGAAACGGCAACCCCCATGCACACCCCATCAATTGGCTGGTAG
- a CDS encoding YtxH domain-containing protein: MRMVWRLTTAAVVAFAGGLALGLLMAPRPGRELRQELASKARARLQGLEQQLRQLESHLRQVEARLRALLPEDTETALQLKDQDVAQELPRMPHR; the protein is encoded by the coding sequence ATGCGCATGGTTTGGCGTTTGACAACAGCAGCTGTGGTGGCGTTTGCAGGTGGGCTAGCGCTTGGTTTACTTATGGCACCCCGACCTGGCCGCGAGCTGCGACAAGAACTGGCAAGCAAAGCGCGTGCCCGCCTTCAGGGTCTGGAGCAGCAGCTTCGCCAGTTGGAAAGCCATTTGCGTCAGGTTGAGGCGCGCCTTCGGGCGCTGCTGCCCGAAGATACGGAAACCGCGTTGCAGCTTAAAGACCAAGACGTGGCCCAGGAACTACCCCGCATGCCGCATCGCTAA